Proteins from a genomic interval of Danio rerio strain Tuebingen ecotype United States chromosome 4, GRCz12tu, whole genome shotgun sequence:
- the si:cabz01054394.7 gene encoding uncharacterized protein si:cabz01054394.7: MVFIKEESEDVKVEETFSVKHEDPEEQADLMLPKEESEELNSTEDTCLNEEHNYSIVVDKSLSCPQISRKRVQPKETRTPVTCKQCGKSFIRNGSLKIHMRVHTGECPYACLQCGKSFTQQGSLKVHMRIHSGERSFICQQCGKSFSQKGSLKIHMRIHTGESPFACRECGKSFSRKACLESHARSHTGEKPFACPRCGKSFTRKPSLDGHMKVHTGQSPFVCEDCDKSFSQNGNFKAHMRIHTGERPFICGHCGKKFRGRVNLNYHVKIHSREDCFVCHPCGRSFSNSARFKRHQGLHATGELFTCVQCDKGFLSDERLKRHSKTHSGKKAQRSGCGKRSGRRRTFNHCRSR; this comes from the exons ATggtgtttattaaagaggagagtgaagatgtgaaggtCGAAGAAACATTCAGTGTTAAACATGAAGATCCTGAGGAACAagcag ACCTGATGCTGCcaaaagaggagagtgaagaattGAATAGCACGGAAGATACATGTCTAAATGAGGAACATAATTATAGCATTGTGGTAGACAAATCTTTGAGTTGCCCACAGATCTCGCGTAAAAGAGTTCAGCCGAAAGAAACCAGAACTCCTGTCACTtgtaaacagtgtggaaagagtttcattCGAAACGGAAGCCTTAAGatccacatgagagttcacacagggGAGTGTCCGTACGCCTGTCTacagtgcgggaagagtttcactCAGCAAGGAAGCCTAAAAGTCCACATGCGAATTCACTCCGGTGAGAGGTCTTTCATCTGTCAGCAGTGCGGGAAGAGCTTCAGTCAGAAGGGTAGCCTCAAAATACACATGAGGATACACACTGGAGAAAGCCCGTTCGCTTGCCGAGAATGCGGGAAAAGCTTCTCCCGTAAAGCATGCCTCGAAAGCCACGCAAGAagtcacaccggagagaagccgttcgCCTGCCCTcgatgtgggaagagttttacacGGAAACCCTCCCTTGACGGCCACATGAAAGTTCACACAGGACAGAGTCCGTTCGTCTGTGAAGACTGCGACAAGAGCTTCTCGCAAAACGGAAATTTTAAAgctcacatgaggattcacaccggagagagacCGTTCATCTGTGGGCACTGCGGAAAGAAATTCCGAGGTAGAGTGAATCTCAACTACCACGTGAAGATTCACTCAAGGGAGGACTGCTTCGTATGTCATCCGTGCGGAAGGAGTTTCTCAAACAGCGCACGCTTCAAAAGACACCAAGGGCTTCATGCCACAGGCGAGCTTTTCACATGTGTTCAGTGCGACAAGGGTTTCCTGTCGGACGAACGCCTGAAACGCCATTCGAAAACTCATTCTGGAAAGAAAGCACAGCGCTCTGGATGTGGAAAACGTTCTGGGAGAAGGAGAACATTCAACCATTGCCGCTCACGATGA